The following nucleotide sequence is from Scyliorhinus torazame isolate Kashiwa2021f chromosome 4, sScyTor2.1, whole genome shotgun sequence.
ggaggttacagagatagggaaggctgtataggctggaggaggttacagagatagggagggttgtaggggctggaggaagttacagagatagggagggttgtagggcctggaggatgttacagagatagggagggttgtaggggctggaagaggttacagagatagggagggttgtaggggctggaggaggttacagagatagggagggttgtaggggctagaggaagttacagagatagggagggttgtaggggctggaggaggttacagagatagggagggttgtaggggctggaggaggttagagatagagagggctgtaggaggttacagagatagggagggttgtgggggctggaggtggttacagaggtagggagggttgtaggggctggaggaggttacagaggtagggagggttgtaggggctggaggaagttacagagatagggagggttgtagaggctggaggaagttacagagatagggagggttgtaggggctggaggaggttacagagatagggagggttgtagcggctggaggtggttacagagatagggagggctgtagaggctggaggaagttacagagataggaagtgaTGCAAGGGCTGGGTAGGAAAGAAGTCTCTCCTGTGCCAATCTCAGAGCACAGGGGAGCGGCTATTACCATGCCACTTTCAGCTTCTCTAAATACCTGAGTCAGTCATGCTCACAGAGATAACTGAACGTCCATAAGTCGCATCGGTGAGTGGGCCTCAAAACCATGAGGCACGAAGAGCAATTCACCACTAAACATCCACAGAAATGAGATAGACTTTTAATTTCATCATTAATTGGGTTTGACAATTCGACATAGCATGATTCTCCACTGATTCACAACCCCACCCAGCAGTCCACTCCCCATCTCCACAGAGATTCCTCGCGCACGTCTTGCGAATAAATAGGAAATAGAAGTCGGGAGTTTCCCCCCTGAACTGAATCTTGGGGTCCTGCTTGACAGAAAACTCTCCTCCCAGATTCTCACCCCACAAGAGGCTGGAGAAAGAAACGGGTGGTGCATCCTCACCCAAATAGCTAGCTCCCTCTAATGCCTTGATAGGTCCCAGTGCTGCTATACCCCATCTCCCCCGGCCACCAAAACCCCACCCTTATTAGCCATGAACACTCAAACGTCAAGGTTTTAACCAATCAGATAGTCACTCCCACAACAACCACTTTTTCTCTCCATCACTCcttctctcacctccctctctcgtTCATTCGCCCTGCCCTCTCACTCTATTGTTattcccctccctctcaccccgccTCGTACTCTTCCCCACCTCTcgcacttccccccaccccacccttcacccccactcctcacgcactccttcctcccccacccctttcgcactctttcctcccacccctcgcactctttcccccccaccacccctcacgcactctttcctcccacccctcgcactctttccccccccaccaccctctcgcactctttccccaccaccctcacgctcgctttcccccccaccacccctctcgcACTCTTTCCCCACCACCCTCACGCTCGCtttccccaccaccaccctcacgcactctttcctcccacccctcgcactctttcccccccaccaccctctcgcactctttcccccccaccaccctcacgctcgctttccccccaccacccctcacgcactctttcccccccaccctcacgctcgctttcccccccaccacccctcacgctcgctttcccccccaccaccctcacgcactctttcctcccacccctcgcactctttcccccccaccaccctcacgctcgctttccccaccaccctcacgctcgctttcccccccaccacccctctcgcactctttccctcccaccacccctcacacacgctttcccccccaccctcacgctcgctttcccccccaccacccctcacgctcgctttcccccccaccacccctcacgcATTCGTTCCTCCCACCcctcgcactctttcccccccaccacccctcacacacgctttcccccccaccacccctcacgctcgctttcccccccaccacccctctcgcACTCTTTCCCCACCACCCTCacgctcgctttcccccccaccacccctcacgctcgctttcccccccaccacccctcacgctcgctttccccaccaccctcacgctcgctttcccccccaccacccctctcgcactctttccccccaccctcacGCTCGctttccccccaccaccactctcgcactctttcctcccacccctcgcactctttcccccccaccacccctcacgcactctttcctcccacccctcgcactctttcccccccaccacccctcacgcactctttcccccccaccacccctcacgcACTCTTTCCTCCCACCCCTCGCACTCtttcctccccaccaccctcacgctcgctttcccccccaccacccctcacacacgctttccccaccaccctcacgcactctttcctcccacccctcgcactctttcccccccaccacccctcacgcactctttccccaccaccctcacgctcgctttcccccccaccacccctcacgcactctttccccaccaccctcacgctcgctttcccccccaccacccctcacacacgctttccccccccaccacccctctcgcACGCTTTCGCCCACCACCCCTcacgcactccccccccacccctcatgcgcactttccccccacccctcatgcacactttccccccacccctcatgCACACTTTCCCCCCACGCACTCTTTCCCACCCCACACGCACTTacctcccccaatctcccccaccccctctctctttctcattccgaCACCCTTcgtccacacacccctccccccttgccctaggGAAGATGTCCTCGTGGTTAGTAGGTGGCGGTGCTGTGCTCCCTTGGGCTTGTGAACAGGACATTGGCCTTGGCGTTGACAAAGTAGATGAGGACGAGTGACACCAAGAGGACCCCGAGCCCTGTCAGCAGCGTGATGATCTGAGgagagcgggagaaagagagagaccatcACACATGAAGCTGAACGCGAAGCCGATCCTTGACAACATATAACCTGTGCAATATAACCTCATTGAATGCTTGACAACAAGCCGCACTGTACAGTATAACCTGATTGAAGCCTTGACAACAGGGTGCACTGGGCAGTCTAATCCGAATGAAGCCTTGACAACAGGCCGCACTGCGGGGTCTAACCAGATTCTAGCCTTGACAACAGGCTGCACTGCCGGCTTCAACTTGGTTGAAGCCTTGACAACAGGCCACACTGCTGGATCTAATCTGATTGAAGCCTTCACAGCAGGCTgcactgttagaacatagaacattacagcgcagtacaggcccttcggccctcgatgttgcgccgacctgtgaaaccaatctaaagcccatctacactattcccttattgtccagatgtctatccaatgaccatttgaatgcccttagtgttggcgagtccactactgttgcaggcagggcattccacgcccttactactctctgagtaaagaacctacctctgacatgtgtcttatatctatctcccctcaatttaaagctatgtcccctcatgctagacatcaccatccgaggaaaaaggctctcactgtccaccctatccaatcctctgatcatcttgtatgcttcaattaagtcacctcttaaccttcttctctctaacgaaaacagcctcaagtccctcagcctttcctcataagatcttccctccataccaggcaacattctggtaaatctcctctgcaccctttccaatgcttccacatccttcctataatgaggtgaccagaattgcatgcaatactccaaatgcggccgcaccagagtgttgtatagctgcaacatgacctcatggctcctaaactcaatccctccacccataaaagctaacacaccgtacgccttcttaacaaccctctcaacctgggtggcaactttcagggatctatgtacatggacaccgagatcgctctgctcatccacactgccaagaatcttaccattagcccagtactcagtcttcctgttattccttccaaaatgaatcacctcatacttttctgcattaaactccatttgccacctctcagcccagcgctgcagcttatctatgtccctctgtaacttgtaacatccttccgcactgtccacagctccaccgactttagtgtcatctgcaaatttactcacccatccttctacgccctcctccaggtcatttataaaaatgacaaacagcagtggccccaaaacagatccttgtggtacaccactagtaactggactccagtctgaacatttcccatcaaccaccaccctttgtcttcttccagctagccaatttctgatccaaactgctaaatcaccctgaatcccatgcttccgtattttctgtagtagcctactgtggggaaccttaccaaacgctttactgaaatccatatacaccacatcaactgctttaccctcatccacctgtttggtcaccttctcaaagaactcaataaggtttgtgaggcacgacctacccttcacaaaaccgtgttgactatctctaatcaaattattcctttccagatgattatacatcctatctcttataaatctttccaagatttttcccacaacagaagtaaggctcactggtctatagttacctgggttgtctctactccccttcttgaacaaggggacaacatttgctatcctccagtcttctggcactattcctgtagacaaagatgacttaaagatcaaggccaaaggctcagcaatctcctcccaagcttcccagagaatcctaggataaatcccatctggcccaggtgacttatctattttcacactttccagaattgctaacacctcctccttatgaacctcaagcccttctagtctagtagcctgaatctcagtattctcctcgacaacattgtctttttcctgtgtgaatactgacgaaaaatattcatttagcacctctcctatctcctcgggctccaagcacaacttcccactactgcccttgactggccctactcttaacctagtcattcttttattcctgacatatctatagaaagctttagggttatcctcgatcctacctgccaaagacttctcatgtcccctcctggctcttcttagctctctctttaggtccttcctagctaacttgtaactctcgagcgccctaactgaaccttcatgcctcatctttacataagcctccttcttcctcttgacaagcgtttcgactgctttagtaaaccacggttcccttgctcgaccacttcctccctgcctgacaggtacatacttatcaaggacacgcagtcgctgttccttgaacaagctccacatttccattgtgcccatcccctgcagttttcctctccatccgatgtatcctaagtcttgcctcatcgcatcataattgcctttcccccagatataactcttgccctgcggtacatatccctttccatcactaaagtaaacgtaattgaattgtggtcactatcaccaaagtgctcacctacctccaaatctaacacccgtTGGTGGGTAACTCAGTCGCAATCATGACACGCCGCACAACAAGGTCTGACCTGATGGAAGCCTTGACAACAGGCTGCACAACGGGGTCTAACCCGAATTAAGTTTTGACAACAGGCCGCAATGCTGGCATTTAACTCGATGGTTGAAACCATGACACAAGGCCACGACTGCGGGGCCTTGACTCTAGGCTGCACTGCATGGGCATCGCACCAGAGCAAAGACTCCCCCCAAGCCAACCCACCTCCAGCTTCCTGCTGGCCACCAGGAAGATGCGGGCGCTGAACCCTTTCCACCGGCTCTCGGTCCAGGTCGAGTACTCGGTCGAGGCCCAGTCCTTGAGCTCGAAGGCTGGTGACACAGCCTTAGACAGCCAAACGGAGCTCCGCAGACAGTAGGCCTTAGGCTCAGTGGCGTTTTCAAGCTCCCAGCCCTGGATCCACAGAAACTCGTAGAGCTGCAGAAAGAGGAAGAGTGAAAGTGAGCATGAGGCAGAAAGAGCAACAGAAGAGCAAAGTGTTGAATGTGGAGACTCACGTCCCGATCCTGCTCTGGACGCTTGTCTGCGTTGCGGCATTCCTCCTCGGTCAGGTTAGTGGCTGTTCCTGTCACATTAGCCAGAATGTGCTGCACAAAAACTGTTGGTTTGTTCACCTTGTGTAAACTGGCTGAGACATAGAACATCATGTCCATCTTACCtgtggcggggagagagagagagagacaggagtgagagagcgagggggatgggAGCGAACGAGAAGGGCGTGTAGCGaacgagagggggatataggggatgagagagggagggagagggggatcaAACTTACCCATAATGTGCTGTGCATCAGTGCTTAGGATGGAGCGGCTCCAGGAGTTATTCTGCTCCACAAGGAATGTGTAAAGCATTCGGGATACCTGAATGAGACAGTGCAGGGTGACTCAGATACACATGGAACAGTGCAAGAATTCAGCCCCCTCCCACATTGCCGGCACCCTTGCACTTGTGCAGGAGGCATTAAATTGAGGCTTCATCCGAGTATGCAGGGGAATATAGAAGTTCCCTCAGTCTGATGCGGGATCTCCACAGCTTCCTGCAGCATTCACCGAACTTCATTACACACAGTcaaagaatgcagaaggaggccattcggcccatcgagtctgcaccaacccacttaagccctcacttcctcccaaaccctgtaacccaataacccctcctaacctttctttggacacaaagggcaatttagcatgcccaatccacctaacctccacgtctttggactgtgggaggaaaccggagcacccggagcaaacccacgcagacacaaggagaatgtgcagactccacacagactgtgacccagccgggaatcgagcctgggaccctggcgctgtgaagccacagcgctaatcacttgtgctaccgtgctgccctcttaccTGCATCATGATCAGTGCAGTTTTTGGAATGTCTGTAGATGAGGAAATGTCAGTATATTCCAGCAGACTACGTGGAGATttctgccccccaacccccctttcagcCTCTCGCAGTTCTTGGCATACAAGGTAGAAAATGCAAGCGGTTTCTATCCTCACCATTTGAGGATTTGCGGTGATATTCTCCAGATCGTCGGTGCCACCAGCTTCGTGGTACAAAACCCTGGCCATCACCGTCCCCACGTCTGTGAGACTCTACGGAGATCAGAGAGATTAGTGCAAGATTGAAATGTGAGTGAATAAGAAGGACACAGGATGGGgttaatatatatatacatagatagatatatatataggggggtctccgggagtgtgttaatatttacagggggtctccgggagagtgttaatattcacagggggtctccgggagagtgttaatatttacaggggctctccgggagagtgttaatatttacagggggtccctgggagtgtgtaccTATTtagagggggtctctgggagtgtgttactatttacagggggtgtctgggagtgtgttactatttacagggggtctctgggagggtgttaatatttacagggggtctccgggagagtgttactatttacagggggtctctgggaatgtgttactatttacagggggtctctgtgagtgtgctaatatttatagggggtctctgggagactgttaatatttacagagggtctccgggagtatgttaatatttacagggggtctctgggagtgtgttactatttacagggggtctccaggagtgtgttaatatttacagggggtcccaagGAGTGGGTtactatttacagggagtccctggcagtgtgttaatatttacaggatatCCaggagagagtgttaatatttacagggggtctcctggagtgtgttactatttacagggggtctctgggagtgcgttactatttacagggggtctccgggagagtgttactatttacagggggtctctgggagtgtgttactattgacagggggtctctgggaggatgttaatattgacagggggtctccgggagtgttaatatttacagggggtcccagggagagtgttaatatttacaggatgtcccggagagagtgttaatatttacaggatgtcccggagagagtgttaatatttacaggatgtccggagtgtgtgtgaatatttacagggggtctctgggagtgtgttaatatttacagggggtctccgggagtgtgttaatatttacagggggtctccgggagtgtgttaatatttacagggggtctccgggagagtgttactaTTTACAGGAtgtctcagggagtgtgttaatatttacaggatgtcccggagagagtgttaatatttacaggatgtcccggtatcatgtgagtacctttaagaaatggatgtttaagcaatgtacctttaagaaaacagtgatgtcagagagtgggtggagccgagcacagttcagccattttgaagattcagtttgaaaaagagcttgggtgtgtgtctgtgtttgcagtgagctggatctgctgtgatctctgccatgaaagactatctctggatcatttgggtgatttaaactcataatagtaaagcctttaacctgatgtgtttctgtttaaaggtgttaagtctcatggatgttaccatggggcagcacggtagcactgtggatagcacaattgcttcacagctccagggtcccaggttcgattccggcttgggtcactgtctgtgcggagtctgcacatcctccccgtatgtgcgtgggttacctccgggtgctccggtttcctcccacagtccaaagatgtgcaggttaggtggattggccatgataaattgccgttagtgtccaaaattgcccttagtgttgggtggggttactgggttatggggacaggttggagatgttgaccttgggtagggtgctctttccaagagacacgatgggctgaatggcctcctcctgcactgtaaattctatgataatctatgatgttgaaaggaataactgaaggattatttagtgttgtaatattttcaaggttatctttgaagtaaggggtgttaagagatccaatgtttatttaagaggttaagttgagttcatggaataaacattgttttgtgttcaaAGCCACGTGTCCATAATTTCAACACCACAACTGGGGAACAAgcagtgtgcttcaaaagcaacaatccattaaaaggGGAGATTGGTTGaagtccatgatacattttggggttctgaagacacctcacccataacaattgtgggcttgaaggggataaaagtctatctattggattggcttttgtgaacttaaaagacagtgaaggtttattgcttttctggtgtggtattttagtttaagtggggagagtgctgTGAACAATGGTTCTTTCGGAGGCTCCGATGTTTTTGGGGTTGAACGCGGTAACACGtgatactttacggacagagagtaaaGACAGACAAAAGCATTGCAGCTAACACTGcccggcataatacgaaaagatgaggtacttaacgcggtatctgcgcatttacgtttgcctgtgatacattctgactcattagatatggcaaagctccagttgcagattaagcaatttgaacatgaaaaagaattaaagcaacttcaacatgaaaaagaattaaagcggcttgaatatgcaatgaaagaaaaagaaagagatagagatagagaggaaaaagaaaaggagagagaagaaagaagcaaagaaagagatagagaggaaagggaaaaagagagagtttgaacttcggaaaatggctctgaaacatgaaaagcagttaaaattggcagacgcaaagagacacggacagttggaggagatggatgaggataatgagacagagcgtcacagtccaagacgtggtggggatctatttaaatatgtccaagcattgccaaggtttgacgagaaggaggtagaagcctttttcatttcatttgagaaggtagctaaacaaatgcaatggccacaggacgtgtgggtattactgattcaaacaaggctggtaggtagggctagtgaagtgtttgcatcactactacaggaggtatctggaacgtatgaggaggtgaagaaatccatcttgagtgcagatgagctagtgcctgaagcttacaaaaggtttagaaatttaaggaaataatttggtcaaacatacatggagtttgaaaggctcaaacagaatagttttgataggtggataagggctttgaaaatagaccaaacgtatgaagctctcagagaaattatacttttggaggagtttaaaaattcagttcctgatgtagtgagaactcatgtggaagaacagagggttaaaactgtgagataagcagcagaaatggtagatgatcatgaattagttcataaatcaaagattggtttccgacatcagtttccgccggtgagggatagaaattggggacatgagaaatactcaagtggtaaagataaaggtgatctgatgggagacaataaagagagtgtacctcagattaaaaaagaaatccaggagggtggaaaagagatgaaaagtttcaaatgttttcactgtaataaactaggccatgtaaagtcagtgttggtggttgaagaaaagcactgggaaggctgatgtggtaaaacaggataagacagtggggtttgttaaagtggtaaaggaaagcccaagtgaagcgaaggaggtgcaaaagattgtacagcctgatcaagaggtgattgataagaaggtgccagatgtctttaaaaaatttacttgtgtgggtaaagtttactcatgtgtagcaggaggagcaggtaaagaagtcacaattttaagagatacaggggctagtcaatctttaatggtaagagatgaggaattatgtagtttgggaagaaggttgccagaaaaggtggtgatctgtggaattcagggtgaaaggggtagcgttccattacataagataaggttggaaagtccagtgaagagtggtgaagtggtcgtaggagtaatagagaaactatcttgtccaggaatacagtttatcttggggaatgatatagctggatcgcatgtgggagtgatgcctactgtggttgataagccagtggaaaatcagacgactgaagggttgaaggacgaatatcctgggatttttccggattgtgtagtaacaaggtcgcaaagtcacaggttaagacaagaggagaaatcaaagagtgaagatgaagttaaagtgcaattatcagaaacgatttttgatcagatggttggaaaagaacatgtggaggacgaggcggatatttttagttcaggaaaattgttacaacagaaagatgtagaaataaaacagatatatcagaaagcatatacggaagcgtATACCAGGGTgtcattaccgtaaaagtgatgtcttgatgaga
It contains:
- the ncstn gene encoding nicastrin — encoded protein: MFVFFQGETFDYIGSSRMVFDMKRGQFPIQLENVDSFVELNQVGGGTSLWVHTDPISRQNSTIEQKVQSLLESLSNATLGTNISAREPGHSQPLPPSSFHSFLRAGAIPGVVLTDHDGAFTNRYYESAYDVAENIGLKYPEGLSPEESLNYITDTARSLTDVGTVMARVLYHEAGGTDDLENITANPQMVSRMLYTFLVEQNNSWSRSILSTDAQHIMGKMDMMFYVSASLHKVNKPTVFVQHILANVTGTATNLTEEECRNADKRPEQDRDLYEFLWIQGWELENATEPKAYCLRSSVWLSKAVSPAFELKDWASTEYSTWTESRWKGFSARIFLVASRKLEIITLLTGLGVLLVSLVLIYFVNAKANVLFTSPREHSTATY